The Oxyura jamaicensis isolate SHBP4307 breed ruddy duck chromosome 4 unlocalized genomic scaffold, BPBGC_Ojam_1.0 oxy4_random_OJ184, whole genome shotgun sequence genome includes a window with the following:
- the BMP15 gene encoding bone morphogenetic protein 15 — protein MALLRPFTTTTLLLLLLAVPLSRAASQTPPLPLLQALWAQAPGSRGWRGGPASGPPLRYMLELYRRAADREGRPRRGRSPGTNTVRLVRAASHGGQPWAGRWYVQPLAYRLGGQPEAEHLLRATVVYPQSLPLPHGRLLCALELVAAAEAPPVLLSPTAPPRRGWTEADVTPYLSPGNGSTEGTLALRHVCVRAGRAAAPPAPPSPADPFLLLFLNDTRSGTLPEPRRSRRDAGTLVHDLPGYLREAGGDKSDCSLRSFPVSFAQLGWDHWIIAPHRYNPRYCKGACPRLLRDGYHAPNHAVVQNLVHQLVDATVPRPSCVPYRYSPISVLMIQHDGGILYKEYENMIAESCTCR, from the exons ATGGCTTTGCTCCGTcccttcaccaccaccaccctcctcctcctcctcctcgccgtGCCGCTCTCCCGGGCTGCCAGCCAGACCCCCCCGTTGCCCCTCCTGCAAGCGCTGTGGGCGCAAGCACcgggcagccggggctggcggggggggCCGGCGAGCGGACCCCCCCTGCGGTACATGCTGGAGCTGTACCGGCGTGCCGCCGACCGCGAGGGCCGGCCACGGCGCGGCCGCAGCCCGGGCACCAACACCGTCCGCTTGGTGCGGGCGGCTTCCCACGGGGGACAGCCCTGGGCAG GTCGCTGGTACGTGCAGCCCCTTGCCTACCGCCTGGGCGGCCAACCTGAAGCCGAGCACCTTCTCCGCGCCACCGTGGTCTACCCGCAGAGCCTGCCGCTGCCCCACGGCCGGCTCCTGTGCGCCCTGGAGCTGGTGGCCGCAGCCGAAGCCCCCCCggtgctgctcagccccaccGCCCCACCGCGTCGCGGCTGGACCGAAGCGGACGTCACCCCCTACTTGTCCCCGGGGAACGGCAGCACGGAGGGGACGCTGGCCCTGCGGCACGTCTGCGTGCGAgccggccgcgccgccgccccgccaGCCCCACCATCCCCGGCGgaccccttcctcctcctcttcctcaatGACACTCGGAGCGGGACGCTGCCGGAGCCGCGGCGGAGCCGGCGCGACGCGGGGACGTTGGTCCACGACCTTCCCGGCTACCTGCGGGAAGCCGGGGGGGATAAAAGCGACTGCTCCCTGCGCTCCTTCCCCGTCAGCTTCgcccagctgggctgggaccACTGGATCATCGCACCCCACCGCTACAACCCCCGCTACTGCAAGGGCGCCTGCCCGCGGCTTCTCCGCGACGGCTACCACGCGCCCAACCACGCCGTGGTGCAGAACTTGGTCCACCAGCTGGTGGACGCCACCGTCCCCCGGCCGTCCTGCGTCCCCTACCGCTACAGCCCCATCAGCGTCCTGATGATCCAGCACGACGGGGGCATCCTCTACAAGGAGTACGAGAACATGATcgcagagtcctgcacctgcCGGTAA